The DNA region TACTATTTGGTATGATAGCTTTTGCTCAAGCTAAAATAGACTTGAGTAAAATACCTGATGGTACTTATTTAGGTAACTACAAAGCTACTTACAAAACAAAACAAGGAGACTACCAAGCTAAAGTAACAGTTGCAGGTGGTAAATTAACTAAAGTTGTGATGACTAAATGTGCTCATTCAAGCGGTCCTGCTAGAGCTAAAGCAGCTTACGACAAAATGATTAAAGCTAATGACATTTATGTTGATGGCGTTACTGGTGCTACTTGGACAGCTCTTGTTGAAGATGCTTTAACTAAATTAACTCCAGCAAAATAATTTTAATTAAAAAATAGGTGAAAAATTGTATTAGAGAGTGTATTCAGTTTATGAATACACTTTTTTTATATCCTTTTATTTATTTTTATATTTAGCAGCAATCCTATTAACATAATTATAAAAGTAATAAATATTGCT from Brachyspira pilosicoli includes:
- a CDS encoding FMN-binding protein, with the protein product MKSAKLIAFVGSIALLFGMIAFAQAKIDLSKIPDGTYLGNYKATYKTKQGDYQAKVTVAGGKLTKVVMTKCAHSSGPARAKAAYDKMIKANDIYVDGVTGATWTALVEDALTKLTPAK